In Streptomyces sp. NBC_00704, a genomic segment contains:
- a CDS encoding cupin domain-containing protein: MTRRPPAEARPAAGPAHRAEAGPRDGPAPVLLADGLLTERLALEAPRETRVVVTDYEIPPGGSLPWHYHEGRVVAVVTAGVLTRTLADGSECVTPAGGCIVEPVGPQGVHMAENREPDPLRICAMFFLPRGAALSTRAAPRSRPATTDPRADRDGGHRVRRGPAYGRASRGRAGVCRPSWRCGSRAAARCGRAGSRRRAERRGAVPRTACASPGTRSRAACGRRDAGAQGGPQRR; the protein is encoded by the coding sequence GTGACCCGCCGCCCGCCCGCGGAAGCCAGACCCGCCGCCGGACCCGCGCACCGCGCGGAGGCCGGCCCTCGTGACGGCCCGGCGCCCGTGCTGCTGGCCGACGGCCTCCTCACCGAGCGGCTCGCCCTGGAGGCGCCGCGGGAGACCAGGGTCGTCGTGACGGACTACGAGATCCCGCCGGGCGGGTCGCTGCCCTGGCACTACCACGAGGGCCGGGTGGTGGCCGTGGTGACGGCCGGCGTGCTGACCCGGACCCTGGCGGACGGCTCCGAGTGCGTGACGCCCGCGGGCGGATGCATCGTCGAGCCGGTCGGACCGCAGGGCGTGCACATGGCGGAGAACCGGGAGCCGGATCCGCTGCGGATCTGCGCCATGTTCTTCCTGCCACGAGGCGCCGCGCTGTCTACGCGCGCAGCCCCCCGCTCTCGGCCGGCAACGACTGACCCGCGCGCCGACCGGGACGGCGGGCACCGCGTACGGCGGGGGCCCGCGTACGGCCGCGCGTCGCGGGGACGCGCCGGGGTGTGCCGGCCGTCGTGGCGCTGCGGAAGCCGGGCGGCGGCGCGGTGCGGGCGGGCCGGGTCGCGCCGCCGCGCCGAGCGACGCGGGGCCGTGCCACGTACGGCCTGCGCGTCGCCGGGCACGCGGAGCCGTGCCGCGTGCGGTCGGCGCGACGCGGGCGCGCAGGGCGGGCCGCAGCGGCGCTGA
- a CDS encoding alkaline phosphatase family protein — translation MAELTRRRLLGSAAGALGAAALSLLPPSVQKAVAAGRPDRGSLADVEHVVLLMQENRSFDHYFGTLSGVRGFADPQALTLDTGRSVFHQPDPQNPKGYLLPFHLDTRTSSAQAIPSTSHAWSVQHEAWNGGRMDRWMPAHRTADGADGPYVMGYYTREDIPFQFALAETFTVCDHYFCSVLGPTWPNRLMWMTGSIDPDGREGGPVIRNSAPTPFGWTTYAERLQAAGVSWKVYQQEDDYGCNLLEQFAAFRDALPGSDLYERGVRPQPEGTFEDDARNDRLPTVSWIIPPGHQSEHPDFLPAAGAAFVASKIEAVAADPAVWAKTAFILNYDENDGLFDHVPPPTPPAGTPGEFVAGAPVGGGFRVPAIIVSPWTVGGWVASEAFDHTSTLRFLETVTGVGEPNISAWRRGAFGDLTSVFRFDAPEPLAPALPDDTAEQLLRAQEEVATLPRPALPGAEQSFPAQEPGRRPHT, via the coding sequence ATGGCCGAGTTGACCCGCCGAAGACTGCTGGGCTCGGCCGCGGGCGCGCTGGGCGCCGCGGCCCTCTCCCTCCTCCCGCCGAGCGTCCAGAAGGCCGTCGCCGCCGGACGCCCCGACCGCGGATCCCTCGCCGACGTCGAACACGTCGTCCTGCTGATGCAGGAGAACCGCTCCTTCGACCACTACTTCGGCACCCTGTCCGGGGTGCGCGGCTTCGCCGACCCCCAAGCGCTCACCCTCGACACCGGACGCTCCGTCTTCCACCAGCCCGACCCCCAGAACCCGAAGGGCTACCTCCTCCCCTTCCACCTGGACACCCGTACCTCCAGCGCCCAGGCCATCCCGTCCACCAGCCACGCCTGGTCCGTGCAGCACGAGGCGTGGAACGGGGGCCGGATGGACCGCTGGATGCCGGCCCACCGCACGGCCGACGGCGCCGACGGCCCGTACGTCATGGGCTACTACACGCGCGAGGACATCCCCTTCCAGTTCGCCCTCGCCGAGACCTTCACCGTCTGCGACCACTACTTCTGCTCGGTCCTCGGCCCGACGTGGCCCAACCGCCTGATGTGGATGACCGGCAGCATCGACCCGGACGGCCGGGAGGGCGGCCCGGTCATCCGCAACTCCGCCCCCACGCCGTTCGGCTGGACGACCTACGCGGAACGGCTCCAGGCGGCCGGGGTGAGCTGGAAGGTGTACCAGCAGGAGGACGACTACGGCTGCAACCTGCTGGAGCAGTTCGCCGCGTTCCGGGACGCCCTGCCCGGCTCCGACCTGTACGAGCGCGGCGTCCGGCCCCAGCCGGAGGGCACGTTCGAGGACGACGCCCGCAACGACCGGCTGCCGACGGTGTCCTGGATCATCCCGCCCGGCCACCAGTCGGAGCACCCGGACTTCCTGCCGGCGGCCGGCGCGGCCTTCGTCGCCTCCAAGATCGAGGCGGTCGCCGCCGACCCGGCCGTCTGGGCCAAGACCGCGTTCATCCTGAACTACGACGAGAACGACGGGCTGTTCGACCACGTCCCACCGCCGACCCCGCCGGCCGGCACCCCCGGCGAGTTCGTCGCGGGAGCACCCGTGGGGGGAGGCTTCCGGGTCCCGGCGATCATCGTCTCGCCCTGGACCGTCGGCGGCTGGGTCGCCTCCGAGGCCTTCGACCACACCTCCACCCTGCGATTCCTCGAAACCGTCACGGGCGTCGGGGAGCCCAACATCAGCGCCTGGCGGCGCGGCGCGTTCGGCGACCTCACCTCGGTCTTCCGCTTCGACGCGCCCGAGCCGCTCGCGCCCGCGCTGCCCGACGACACGGCCGAGCAACTGCTCAGGGCGCAGGAAGAGGTCGCCACCCTGCCGAGGCCCGCGCTGCCGGGCGCCGAGCAGAGCTTCCCCGCCCAGGAGCCGGGCCGCCGCCCGCACACCTGA